TGCGCTGGAGCTCCTGAGAGACGGCGTGAAACAAACAAGATTTGGCTAGTGGATCTTGGAGGAAGCGAGCGTGTGTTGAAAACTAAAGCCACTGGTCGCCGTTTCGATGAAGGCAAAGCCATTAATCTCTCTCTATCTGCTTTAGGAGATGTCATCAATTCTCTCCAACGCAAGAATCCTCACATTCCTTACAGGAACAGCAAGCTCACACAAGTTCTGAAAGACTCTCTCGGTAACTAACATCTTGATCTTAACTGAAATGTTAATGTTCACTTCTTGAAGTTtggttcttgatttttttttcagggcAAGACTCTAAGACGTTGATGCTTGTTCATGTCAGCCGGAAAGAAGATGATCTTTGCGAGACCATATGCTCTTTAAATTTCGCAACTAGGGCAAAGAACATCCATTTAGGGCATGACGAATCAAAGGTAAAGAACTTGCATAACACGTCGACTAGCTTTATAGCGTTTACACTTTCTGATGGGTTAAATATTCTTTCAcaggaagaacaagagagaaaGGAGGCTGTGATGATGAATCTGGAGAAGATGATGGAAAAGATAGAGCAAGAACGTGAGACAACGTTAAAAGAGATCAGATCTTTAAACGAGACATTAGAGAAACTCACTGGTAAGCCTCATGGTACTGAAGAAGCAGAAGTAGATGAGATAAGAGAAGAGATTCAAGTTACTCCAAAGTTAAAGAGAAACAAATCAAGACGTGCTTCCGATGTTTTCCCTAGCTTCATGAGACCGACAGCTAGTAGCAGCAGAAGGTTATCAGGGACAGATTTCAGCGTAATCTCTCACGGTCCTGGCCTTAAGTCTAGAAGAAACTCGATGATATCTGTCCGAGCTGAGTCCGTGTGTCTTCCTGTGAAGAAGAACGGATATGATTCTGTGTGTGACTCATCAGAGAGGAGCGTCTCCAAGTCTACTTGTGTAATGCGTCGGAATACAGTAGATGATGCAGCAACGGTTGATAGTCAGGACATTTCTGAATGTGATATCAAGTTGGTTGTGTCTGAGCACAAGCCAAAGGTACAGAAGATGGGCCCCGGATATGCTAAAAAATCTAGTTCTTCAAAGATGGGTGGAACAGAGTTTTCAAAGGTTAACAGTTGGCTTCATTCGCAATCCGCAAGCAAGAATTACTTGCTTGACAAGAAACTACTTCCCAAGACCCCTTCTCCGGTTAAAGCATGCAGTCTAAGCAGAAACAGGTCGTTGGAAAAGTCATCTGCAAAACTGGAAGACATAGAAGAATccaaaacagaggaaacaggGGTTAAACCTACACCGATGCTTATAGATCTGTTTGAGCTGCAATGTCTCTGTTCTTCCGAAACAGAGGATCAGATTCTGTCCAAATACCCAAATCCTGGCGACGAAGGACTTAGCCAACACATAGACAATAACGTAAGGGAGCAAGGGTCACTTAAGCCAAAATCTCAGAGAGGTTTGGCGTTCCAGGAGGATATAGCTCCACCATTGCTTAGACCACAAGTACTATTGGGCGAGGAGAGAGGTAAACTTATTTGGATCCAAGTTTGTACAAACGCAAACGCTTTTGTGTTCTTTTGTTATCTTTCTGAGATATTCCGTTTTGGTTGCAGGAAGAGCTCAAACGTTTATCCAGAAGCTTCAGGCGTTATGCTTATGCATACTTCTGGTACTAGGGTTTATTGATGTGGGGTATGGTAATGACTTCTTCAATGGGTTAACGAAGTAAAGACAAAGAACCGCAGGAAGTCTTGGTCCCCAAGCAAATGATGGAAGTTTAGATTTTTCAATAGAGATTGTGAATGTATTATTTCTTGAATAACCGGTCAATGATTCTGAGTAAAAGACAAATCAGAAAAGCCTGTCATGTCTTGTTTTATGGGGTAATGTCAAAAGGTTTTATACTTTTATGTCTTTTAGAGGAAATTTTGTCTCCTAGCGTCAGTTTTTTTATGCATTTTTATCAGGAGTCAATGAGGCGTCAGGGATATTCATTGATGTAGGAATCTAGTTGGTCTcgtctttttgtttttggttgaTCTATTAGAAAAAACTCTCTGTTTCAGATGATGTTGGTTTAGGCCCTCTCATGAAATTTTTGGTCAAGAAATGGTGGTCACTTTTCATTTACTattcttctgttttgtttcaatCCTAGCCTCATTGAACAATAGTTTCTTGTGTGAAATGAAGAAGCAAATCTTGATCTGTGATTGTGGTTAATGATAGTGTGTGAAAGAAGTTGCACTGGTTGTATACAAATTACACACTTAAATTTAGTAAAAGGGTTGATTAGCAAACTAATAATACACCTTTACTTTTTGGAGTAGTTAATTAACTTAGGTGTAGCTCATGGCAAGCGGTGATTTACAACCTATGGTGGGAGAGAAATGAGAGGCTTCACCGTGGTGGCCATCGATCC
The Raphanus sativus cultivar WK10039 chromosome 1, ASM80110v3, whole genome shotgun sequence DNA segment above includes these coding regions:
- the LOC108820414 gene encoding kinesin-like protein KIN-14T, translated to MERRRSKPVKNLPETIHSLLGTKSYLTSAWVKSVCNIVKNVSSSEIASTSKEEDDSAFIQVQSIRDKLSALTVEANEQNKRRRQILNEFLDLKGNIRVFCRVKPLDSKNLRAPVASDARNVIIKLTESKRKTYNFDRVFQPDSSQDDVFLEIEPVIKSVIDGYNACIFAYGQTGTGKTFTMEGLPESPGIVPRAIKGLFKQVESSNHKFVIKFSMLEIYMGNLRDLLVSQGTKPLGPIPPSLLIHTDAKGEIDIENLVTLKVYDFDEVFKLYKIGCRNRATASTNSNSASSRSHCMIRVSIACAGAPERRRETNKIWLVDLGGSERVLKTKATGRRFDEGKAINLSLSALGDVINSLQRKNPHIPYRNSKLTQVLKDSLGQDSKTLMLVHVSRKEDDLCETICSLNFATRAKNIHLGHDESKEEQERKEAVMMNLEKMMEKIEQERETTLKEIRSLNETLEKLTGKPHGTEEAEVDEIREEIQVTPKLKRNKSRRASDVFPSFMRPTASSSRRLSGTDFSVISHGPGLKSRRNSMISVRAESVCLPVKKNGYDSVCDSSERSVSKSTCVMRRNTVDDAATVDSQDISECDIKLVVSEHKPKVQKMGPGYAKKSSSSKMGGTEFSKVNSWLHSQSASKNYLLDKKLLPKTPSPVKACSLSRNRSLEKSSAKLEDIEESKTEETGVKPTPMLIDLFELQCLCSSETEDQILSKYPNPGDEGLSQHIDNNVREQGSLKPKSQRGLAFQEDIAPPLLRPQVLLGEERGRAQTFIQKLQALCLCILLVLGFIDVGYGNDFFNGLTK